In a genomic window of Diabrotica undecimpunctata isolate CICGRU chromosome 2, icDiaUnde3, whole genome shotgun sequence:
- the LOC140434686 gene encoding tetratricopeptide repeat protein 37, which translates to MKDIKALLKEAREAIKNKKFDVALKLSKSILREDKANYMALVFLGLALQEVGPVEQACKAFQKAIEHNPTNPLAWNGLVIYYEKLESDEAKNKLVDTYLSALKVETNTKKILEYSEKLCIFQNNNNMVDITNAVFNCSTKLGSDSHKMFDILAKFYVTLKDTPRELLAVFETCFSELLKLRDYRSIEYFSSYINLLYRQHKYEEVFEVAEEVHAFFENDIMSLVWLCKVYNQLFVEESKLVEKFTNKIKEYFPQLLLLEPKNAIGLFTKGIQLFLDNKLIDCKDILSEVCKLRPGLVHAWVFLMNICYKLNHNDDAMQAYLSATKLLKSTKYTNSILDNILTDSHLKILSKSKNESDWIEAVEIYKNTLDKLKSENLENIILAFINLKNYPVAQSLLENLESQNELSARFLKAKLCKKQMKFDEALSLLESDTPNMSEWFVEIGLIYWTLKDYKKSLIPFLKASKCDPNNYICFINLGNYYQQIEDFDKARRCYEKAFSLNKNSQEIVEKLSKIYTILKKWDSTQNLLEAITVGTINQKNCWAWLQLGLCYLEQENYSKAIEKLQFVVRVEKENTNCWQCLADAYFARGSYVSALRCYEKSLEYTENTLYPCLQIANIKKTMGLYDEACAEFKDIILTNQQCLPALKGLSETYLYQAKECYRDQRLGTVRDHLQNALNYITLAIKQNKLFSCLWKIIADVCVFITNLPDNHCYLNVTQELVEGKDKIEREDLFHLATTCYCKAISLNENYLLWHDLASCYLKHAKCTENKNDKDMLLSYAMTAAKHCAMSNPKHWQHWNLLGNIAMEQTPPNYALAQHYFIKAVTIENNNPVSWGNLGVLYFIVGDIKLANKAFAQGQRSDPNYVNNWIGQALIAETMGVEEAMDLFRHSVQLSHHQQGAIGYAHWVCRSLLEAPQKTLSYSIEEMHAIPVACDAMTWYTENNDKDGCAWTLLGILKERLKLNIGSLEAFKNAYDCSPNQRDLTRVNYGRLLSKHEKYVQAINIFQEVEAATFSSGSGLALALFKSQHYEESYAAYDQALHWLTEEQSHQSELLVALASMAYMFQGLEGAKTLLFQSIQLKPPSPWGLYATLALGLIHRDFELAELVLKELEHLKDNKDCLPHYAVLLCLKFLREEKPDKAVKEISKLVHRHPDNANIWLVLAITILRVKSEHKRAKAAVKCSEIAFQLGQSNMNITKILGCISLGHLLAGDIKSVLISAQKAIYCYPNLVDGWAVLLAALIKDKNRCSKEFVSSIFDHVTNLNPSELLINWLKKIKKTLG; encoded by the exons ATGAAAGACATAAAAGCATTATTAAAAGAAGCCCGCGaggctataaaaaataaaaaatttgatgtAGCACTTAAGTTATCCAAATCTATTTTAAGGGAAGATAAAGCCAATTATATGGCATTAGTGTTTCTAGGATTAGCTTTACAAGAAGTGGGTCCAGTAGAGCAGGCTTGTAAAGCATTTCAAAAAGCTATAGAACATAATCCCACAAATCCTTTAGCTTGGAATGGATTGGtgatatattatgaaaaattggAATCTGATGAAGCTAAAAATAAACTAGTAGACACATACCTTTCGGCCCTCAAAGTtgaaacaaatacaaaaaaaatacttgAATATTCTGAAAAGTTGTGTATATTTCAGAACAATAACAATATGGTTGACATAACAAATGCTGTTTTTAATTGCTCCACAAAATTAGGATCTGACTCTCATAAAATGTTTGACATTTTGGCTAAATTTTATGTAACTTTAAAAGATACTCCACGTGAGTTGCTAGCTGTCTTTGAAACATGTTTTTCTGAATTGCTAAAGTTACGAGACTATAGAAGTATTGAATATTTTTCTTCCTATATAAATTTACTATATCGACAACATAAATATGAAGAAGTATTTGAAGTTGCAGAAGAAGTgcatgcattttttgaaaatgatatTATGTCTCTAGTTTGGTTATGTAAAGTATATAATCAATTGTTTGTGGAGGAATCAAAATTAGTGGAGAAATTtaccaataaaataaaagaatattttcctcaattattattattagaaccAAAAAATGCAATTGGGTTATTTACAAAAGGCATTCAGCTGTTTTTAGATAATAAGCTGATAGATTGTAAAGACATTTTAAGTGAAGTTTGTAAGTTACGACCTGGACTTGTTCATGCTTGggtgtttttaatgaatatttgttataaattaaATCATAATGATGATGCTATGCAAGCTTATTTATCTGCAACTAAACTACTAAAGTCTACAAAATATACAAATAGTATTTTAGATAATATATTAACAGACtcacatttaaaaatattgtcaaagtctaAAAATGAAAGTGACTGGATAGAAGCtgtagaaatttataaaaatactttagatAAACTTAAAAGtgaaaatttagaaaatataatattaGCTTTTATTAACTTAAAAAATTATCCAGTTGCTCAGTCATTACTTGAAAATTTAGAAAGCCAAAATGAACTAAGTGCCAGATTTTTAAAGGCAAAATTGTGTAAAAAGCAAATGAAATTTGATGAAGCTTTAAGTCTTTTAGAATCTGATACACCTAATATGTCTGAGTGGTTTGTGGAAATTGGCTTAATTTATTGGACACTTAAAGACTATAAAAAGTCACTCATACCTTTTCTAAAAGCTTCAAAATGTGATCCAAACAATTATATTTGCTTTATCAATTTAGGAAATTATTATCAACAAATAGAAGATTTTGATAAAGCAAGAAGGTGTTATGAAAAAGCATTCAGTTTGAATAAAAACTCTCAAGAAATAGTAGAAAAACTTAGCAAGATTTATACAATATTAAAGAAATGGGATTCTACTCAAAATTTGCTTGAAGCAATAACTGTTGGGACCATCAACCAAAAAAATTGTTGGGCTTGGCTGCAACTAGGTTTGTGTTATTTAGAACAGGAAAACTATTCAAAAGCTATAGAAAAATTACAGTTTGTAGTGAGGGtagaaaaagaaaataccaattgTTGGCAATGTTTAGCAGATGCATACTTTGCTAGAGGATCATATGTATCAGCTTTGAGATGTTATGAAAAATCCTTGGAATACACAGAAAATACATTATATCCTTGTTTACAGATAGCTAATATAAAGAAAACAATGGGTTTGTATGATGAAGCCTGTGCAGAATTTAAAGATATAATTTTAACTAATCAACAATGCTTGCCAGCTTTAAAGGGTTTATCAGAAACTTATTTGTATCAAGCTAAAGAATGTTATAGAGATCAGCGTTTAGGAACAGTAAGAGATCATTTACAAAATGCATTAAACTATATAACATTagctataaaacaaaataagttATTTTCATGTTTATGGAAGATTATAGCTGATGTGTGTGTTTTTATTACTAATTTGCCTGATAATCATTGTTATTTAAATGTAACCCAGGAACTTGTAGAAGGAAAAGATAAAATAGAACGAGAGGATTTGTTCCATTTAGCTACTACTTGTTACTGTAAGGCTATATCTTTGAATGAAAACTATTTATTGTGGCATGATCTAGCATCCTGTTATTTAAAGCATGCTAAGTGTACCGAAAATAAGAATGATAAAGACATGCTTTTATCATATGCAATGACTGCAGCAAAACATTGTGCAATGTCTAACCCCAAACATTGGCAACACTGGAATTTACTTGGTAATATTGCTATGGAGCAGACACCTCCAAATTATGCCCTAGCACAACATTATTTTATTAAGGCTGTTActattgaaaataataatccaGTCTCATGGGGAAATTTAGGggttttgtattttattgtaggAGATATTAAATTGGCAAATAAAGCATTTGCACAAGGTCAAAGGTCAGATCCAAATTATGTTAATAATTGGATAGGACAAGCATTAATAGCAGAAACTATGGGAGTTGAAGAGGCTATGGATCTTTTTAG GCATAGTGTGCAACTCAGTCATCATCAACAAGGAGCAATTGGCTATGCACATTGGGTGTGTCGAAGTTTACTGGAAGCTCCGCAGAAGACTTTAAGTTATTCTATAGAAGAAATGCATGCTATACCTGTAGCTTGTGATGCTATGACTTGGTACACAGAAAACAATGATAAGGATGGATGTGCTTGGACACTGCTTGGTATTTTAAAGGAGCGATTGAAACtaaatatag GCAGCTTGGAAGCTTTCAAGAACGCATATGATTGTTCTCCAAATCAGCGAGACTTGACCAGAGTAAATTACGGTAGATTACTTTCAAAACACGAGAAGTATGTTCAAGCCATAAATATCTTTCAAGAGGTAGAAGCAGCTACCTTTAGTTCTGGTAGTGGTTTGGCCTTAGCATTATTCAAAAGTCAACATTATGAAGAATCGTATGCTGCCTATGATCAAGCTTTACATTGGTTAACTGAGGAACAATCTCATCAATCAGAATTATTAGTAGCATTAGCATCAATGGCATACATGTTTCAGGGTTTGGAAGGAGCTAAAACTCTTTTATTTCAAAGTATACAGTTGAAACCGCCATCTCCTTGGGGTCTCTACGCAACATTAGCTTTGGGTTTGATCCACAGGGATTTTGAACTGGCAGAGCTGGTATTAAAAGAATTAGAACACTTAAAAGATAATAAAGACTGTCTTCCACATTATGCGGTGttattatgtttaaaatttttaagggAAGAAAAACCTGATAAAGCTGTCAAAGAAATCTCAAAATTAGTTCATAGACATCCTGATAATGCGAATATTTGGCTTGTACTAGCAATAACCATTTTAAGAGTTAAAAGTGAACATAAGAGGGCTAAAGCAGCTGTAAAGTGTTCTGAAATTGCTTTCCAACTCGGACAATCTAATATGAACATTACAAAAATTTTGGGATGTATATCACTAGGACATCTACTGGCAGGTGACATAAAAAGTGTACTGATATCAGCGCAAAAAGCTATTTATTGTTATCCAAATTTGGTTGATGGCTGGGCTGTACTTTTAGCGGCTTTAATCAAGGATAAAAATCGATGCTCCAAGGAATTCGTTTCAAGCATATTTGACCATGTGACGAATTTAAATCCATCCGAATTACTGATAAATTggcttaagaaaataaaaaaaactttaggTTAG